The genomic interval CGGCCGCTCCCGACGCACGGCGCAACCGCACCGGCGGACTGCCCAGCCAGGAGGAACCCGCCTTGGCTTTGGACGGCGCGGCCGAAAGCACCGCCACCAGACCGTTTTTCGGTACCCGGCGACCAGGCGCGGTCATGCCCGAATTTCCGAGAAACGCGCGTTTGCCGACCTTCGCCGTACCGATCCGCAACCAGCCACCGCCGAGTTCATAGCTGCCGATCATGGTGTCGTCGGCCAGGAAGGCGCCGTCGGCGACGACGGTGAACTTGGGCAGCAGCAGCACGGTCGACGCCTCTACTCGCTTGCCGATCTTCGCGCCGAGCAGCCGCAGCCAGATCGGCGTGAGCAGGCTGGCGTAGAGCGGGAACAGGAAGGTACGCGCGGAATCCAGCAACCGCTCGGTGGACCAGACCTGCCAGCCGACCCGGCTGCGCACCGGGTGGTAGCCCTCCCGCAGACCGATGCTGAACAGCCGCACCGCGAGAATCGTGATCACGGCGTACACGCCGAGACTGAGCAGCACGGCGACCGGCAGGATCGCGAACGCGCGGGCGAGTCCGGCGGTGAGGGTGGCAGTGCCGCGAATCCACCAGGCGATGAAGAGGCCACCCGCGGCGAGCCCGGTGATCGGGACGGCCGCCAGCACCATCGAGGTGATGCCGAAAATGAGCACCCAGTGCGCCGCCCGGGGCGGCGTGCTGTCGGGCCAGCGGTGTCGCGCCTTACCGACTTTCACCGCCGGCGAGCCGCCCCACTCCTGCTCGGCCTTCACCTTTCCGGACACCGCGGAACCCGGCGCGACCTCCGCGTTCTTGCCGATTTTGCTGCCTGGCAACAGGATCGAGCGGGCACCGACGACCGCGCCCGCCCCGATGGTGATCGGGCCGATATGCACCAGGTCGCCGTCGAGCCAGTATCCGGACAGATCGACCTCGGGTTCGACACTGCATCCGTCGCCCAGTTCGAGCATGCCGGTCACCGGCGGCAGCGTATGCAGGTCCACGCCCTGGCCGACCTTCGCGCCGAGTGACCGGGCGAACGGCACCATCCACGGTGCGCCCGACAGGTTCTCCGCACCGCTGGCCTCGGAGAGCCGTACCGCCGTCCACAAGCGCAGATGCACCCAGCCGCCGCGCGAATAGCTGCCGGGTTCGACACCGCGCAGCAGCACCCGGGACCCGGCGACGCACAGGGCCATCCGCCCCGGGGGCGAGATGAACAGCAGAAACGCCACCAGCGCCCACCACCAGGACAGGTGCGGCAGCCACGGCAGCGCGCCGGACCGGGCGGCGATATTGCCGACGATCGCCAGCCAGGTGAGCCACTGCAATCCGGTGAGCGTCGTCAACGGGATGGTGGCGAGAACTTGGAACAGCTGGGCGCTCAGCGGAGTCGGGAGCACCACACGCTCGTCGACCGCCTCGACCGGAGCGCTGGCGTCGAGGAAGTCGGCCAGCGCGCCGAGCCGCGGATGGTCGTAGAGGTCGGCCACCGCGACATGCGGGTAGCGTTCGCGCAGCGCCGCGACCAGTTGCGCGGCCGCCAGCGACCCGCCGCCGAGGTCGAAGAAGTCGGTATCGGCGCCGGTGGCCTCCGCGCCCAGAATCGAATCCCAGAGTCCGGCAACCCATTGCGCGGTAGGCGTGAGACCGGGATCGGCGTCGGTGTTCTTGTGCTTCGGCAACGGCCACGGCAGCGCGTCGCGATCGACCTTGCCGGAGGTACGGGTGGGGAGTTCGGCCACCACAGCCAAGCGCGGCACCAGTGGTGCCGGAAGTTGTTCGGCCAGCAGGGCTCTGGCGGCGGCGGTGTCGAACTCGTCATCCGGTCCGGTCAAGTATCCGACCAGAATCTTGTTGCCCGCCTTGGTGGTTCGGATCGCGGCGGCCGCACCCGTGACACCCGGCAGATGCTGCAGGGCAGTGTCGATCTCCCCCAGCTCGATCCGGCGGCCACCCAACTTGATCTGATCGTCGGCCCGGCCGAGGAACACCAGGCCTTCGCGGTCGTTGCGTACCAAATCCCCACTGCGGTAAGCCCGTTCCCAGCCGACCGAGGCGAGCGGAGCGTACTTCTCGGCGTCCTTCGCCGGATCCAGATAGCGCGCCAGACCGACACCGCCGATGACGAGTTCGCCGGATTCGCCCTCCCCCACCGGGTTTCCGTTCGCGTCGACGACCGCGAGATCCCAGCCGTCCAGCGGGAGGCCGATCCGGACCGGCCAGCCGCCGTCGAGCAGCGCCGCGCAGGCCACGACGGTGGCCTCCGTGGGCCCGTAGGTGTTCCACACCTCCCGATCCGTCTCGCCGTTGCCCGCGAGTTTTTCGGCCAGCTCCGGCGGCACCGCCTCGCCACCGAAGATGAGTAGTCGGACCGAGTCCAGCGCCTCCGCGGGCCAGGTCGCGGCGAGCGTCGGCACCGTGGAGACGATGCTGATCTCCCTGCGGACCAGCCACGGGCCCAGATCGGCCCCGGTGCGCACCAGCGCCCGCGGCGCGGGCACCAGGCACGCGCCGTGCCGCCAGGCCAGCCACATCTCCTCGCAGGAGGCGTCGAAGGCGACCGAAAGCCCCGCGAGCACCCGATCACCGGGCCCGATCGGCGCGTCCCGCAAGAAGAGCCGGGCTTCGGCGTCGACGAACGCGGCGGCGTTGCGGTGCGTGACCGCCACACCTTTCGGTGTCCCCGTGGACCCGGAGGTGAAGATGATCCAGGCATCGTCGGCGGGGACCGGCGGCGCGGTGGAATCGGCTATCGCCGTGAGGGTTTCGAACCCCGTGCGTTCGATCCCGCGATCGGTGACGATCGCGCTGACGCGTGCTTCGCCGAAGACCAGCCGCGCCCGCTCCTCCGGATCGTCGGCATCGACCGGCACATAGGCCGCGCCCGCGTGCAGCACCGCCAGAATCGTGACATAGAGCGCGCTGGTGCCCGACGGCATCCGCACCCCGACCCGGTCCCCCGCCCGCACACCGGCCGCGGCCAGCCGCCCGACCACGGTATCGACCTCGTCCAGCAGCTCGACATATCCGAGCACCGTCGTACCGTCGTCGAGGGCGGGCGCGTCGGGATAGTCGTCGGCCGTCGCGGCCAGGATGTCGACCAAGGTCCGCTCGGGCGGGGCGAGCGGACCGCGCAGCAACGGATTCGACAGCGCGTCCTCGCCCGCTACGGCGTCGACCTCCGGCTGGAGCATACGTCCTGCCCACCTCTCATAGACCTACCTGGCGCAGACGGCGGAAATCTTGCACTACCAGGGTTACCAGTGGGCAAACACCACGGTGACCAGCTGTCCACGGTACCTCCGGTACCGGGCGATCTCCGCGTGCGAACCGCACGCTCGGTCAGGCCGCCGAGGCGGCGGTGCCGATGCCCAGAGCAGCGAGAATGCCCGCGGAGGCCTGTTCCAGGCGCTCCCGCACGGCGGGCTTGCGCAGC from Nocardia goodfellowii carries:
- a CDS encoding Pls/PosA family non-ribosomal peptide synthetase; amino-acid sequence: MLQPEVDAVAGEDALSNPLLRGPLAPPERTLVDILAATADDYPDAPALDDGTTVLGYVELLDEVDTVVGRLAAAGVRAGDRVGVRMPSGTSALYVTILAVLHAGAAYVPVDADDPEERARLVFGEARVSAIVTDRGIERTGFETLTAIADSTAPPVPADDAWIIFTSGSTGTPKGVAVTHRNAAAFVDAEARLFLRDAPIGPGDRVLAGLSVAFDASCEEMWLAWRHGACLVPAPRALVRTGADLGPWLVRREISIVSTVPTLAATWPAEALDSVRLLIFGGEAVPPELAEKLAGNGETDREVWNTYGPTEATVVACAALLDGGWPVRIGLPLDGWDLAVVDANGNPVGEGESGELVIGGVGLARYLDPAKDAEKYAPLASVGWERAYRSGDLVRNDREGLVFLGRADDQIKLGGRRIELGEIDTALQHLPGVTGAAAAIRTTKAGNKILVGYLTGPDDEFDTAAARALLAEQLPAPLVPRLAVVAELPTRTSGKVDRDALPWPLPKHKNTDADPGLTPTAQWVAGLWDSILGAEATGADTDFFDLGGGSLAAAQLVAALRERYPHVAVADLYDHPRLGALADFLDASAPVEAVDERVVLPTPLSAQLFQVLATIPLTTLTGLQWLTWLAIVGNIAARSGALPWLPHLSWWWALVAFLLFISPPGRMALCVAGSRVLLRGVEPGSYSRGGWVHLRLWTAVRLSEASGAENLSGAPWMVPFARSLGAKVGQGVDLHTLPPVTGMLELGDGCSVEPEVDLSGYWLDGDLVHIGPITIGAGAVVGARSILLPGSKIGKNAEVAPGSAVSGKVKAEQEWGGSPAVKVGKARHRWPDSTPPRAAHWVLIFGITSMVLAAVPITGLAAGGLFIAWWIRGTATLTAGLARAFAILPVAVLLSLGVYAVITILAVRLFSIGLREGYHPVRSRVGWQVWSTERLLDSARTFLFPLYASLLTPIWLRLLGAKIGKRVEASTVLLLPKFTVVADGAFLADDTMIGSYELGGGWLRIGTAKVGKRAFLGNSGMTAPGRRVPKNGLVAVLSAAPSKAKAGSSWLGSPPVRLRRASGAADTERTFDPPARLRLARGIVETCRLIPVFVTFAIGLGVIFALAWLAQTFGHLIAALLSGVVLLAAGAVACAGALVAKWLLVGRIRAGEHPLWSSFVWRNEVADTFVETVAAPWFARAATGTPVLNVWLRGLGAKIGRGVWCESYWLPEADLVTLGDGATVERGCVVQTHLFHDRIMAMDTVTLGAGATLGPHCVALPASSIGAGATIGPASLVMRGDSVPPSTRWWGNPIAPWSGDR